DNA sequence from the Acanthopagrus latus isolate v.2019 chromosome 15, fAcaLat1.1, whole genome shotgun sequence genome:
AGAAGCAGACAAAAATAGCTAAGGAATGATTATAAGAAAGAACACGAGAGGGAACAGGTCAAGTGACTGTTCTGCATTAAGAGTTTCCATATCTCTTCCCAGATGACATGCGATGTTCGAAACTATGCTGAGAAGCAGTTACTGAGATAAACAGTGATGTGAGAGCTTCACCTCAGAGTGAAAGTGGACAGCTTTGCTGTCAGAAATCTGCAGCTGGGTGGTGAGCTCTCCCACTCGTGCCATGTAGTGAGTCTTTATCAGCTGCTCCCTGGAGTCCTCGTCTCCcacctgcaaacacagacacaacatcCAGCTAGATGAGACTTCTTCCTTCTGAGAAGTATcactgttttgaaaaatgtatgtacattttaatgatgGAACTCTTCACTTCAAGgctaactccaccaattttaaacatttaaagtgtgtttacaggtcatgGGGATAAGCACTTCgttgctaaattgcattgtgggtaatgcagacACCACGTATTGTAAAGGACGACAAATTATATATCGATATCTCAcgttctgctgtattgattttgatcatttgtttttaaactgtccacaatgagtccaacagtgttatggACCAGTGGACAGCTTTTCAAAATCTCGAGCCCCCATTACCCATCATGCAACCtagccactgaatgacatcattgTAGGATATTTATCAGATTACGTGTAGCTCCCtatggagccacaaaaggctttatactacgTTTtatcacatatgcagtagtatgCCCCAAAacctataaacacacttttatgtGTAAATTGCTGAAGTTACCCTCAAAAAATTAGAGGAGGGAAGAAATACTTACATGCTCAACTGTAGGTGTTGTGCACAACATGCCAACCTGGTGACaaagagaagggagaaaaacatGTTGGGAAACTTCCATTACAGATCAGATAAATAAAATCCACTTCGAGCCCAGGCAGGCCTCTCACTGCTAGGATAAATAGCCATGCAAGAGATAAAAGATAATACACAGAGGCAAACAGCTCTGGATTGTGACTGCACTGTGAACCCTGCACCGACTTGCATAAACAATGGTATTCATCGTTTCTGCTGAATCAGTGCATTGGACGTCTGAGTTTTATTAAGCAAAAACTTACTCAGCGTGGGAGCTACGAGAAAAGAACAATAATGCGCCCTTTGTTGAAGCAAATCAGACACCAGTGAGCGCCATGGGCAGAAAATTTCCTCTGCAAGCGAAAACTAACGAGCACAGCAGCCAGCGGAGGGACCGTACCAGGCTGGTGCACAGCGTCGTCTCTTTCCCCACAGctttctgcagctctttctctgcctcctcatgGCTCTGTGCGAGcgtgctggctgcagctgcctGCGAGTTTGGACTTCCTCCTAGAGCCGCCGTGAGCTGCGCTTCCAGGTCTGCAATGCGCTGGTTCTCCTTTTCCAACCGCACCTTCCCCAGCTGGGCCTCCAGGAGCCAgtgctccttctcctgctccagccGGGCGATCTTCTCCTGGCTCTGCTGCACCTGCAGGAGGCCGACGGGGAAAGGAGAGGAGCGGACAGTGAGCTTGTGGGAAGAGGGCTGAGTAAAGGTTGAGGGGAGTGAAAGGGCAGCAGCATTTAGGATGAAACCGTATAACAAAGTAGTTTGTAATCCTGCAAGCTTTGGTTTtcttaaatcacatttttaatctgATGAAAGGAATTAAAAATTACACACGGAAACAAATATTCTTTTAAGaaggaatttgaaaaaaatgtgttcatggcCCAGGTCTTTGTTCCTTCAAAATCTGGAGgctaaaaatgataaaagccCAACGagcttcatgtttacatttacattttatgaatTTATACTTTTAATAGTAAACTTGGTGCTGAAGTGACACTTTCAAATGGGCCGTAATGGACCAAAGGACACATTcacaagaagaaaagagaaagaaaacactttctCAGAACAGAATATGCACAGGCACACTGCCCAGTCTTCTCCACTCTACACACCCTGTCCCTAAAGAGCAACTTGTTAAACGATTCCCGTACTTTTGTGACCAACATTTCCAATATCCTTGTATTTTCTCACAAaccagtgctgctgttgttcttgtttCCATGTTTCCCAGGATTTCCAGTTTGTTCTTTAATCTTTATGTAACCCGAACAACACAAAGCCACAATAAACATGTGGAAACATTTTCGACTTTATCTCTGTGTTATTATTCTTCAGCATTTAGGGCAACCAAAGCTGGCTGACACACTGACTCATACATGATTACATTGTCCACAGCTGACTGGGAGCCTGGCTGCTGCTCTTGGCCAGATGTAATCTCTTTAAAGAATAATTGTCAAAAtcttttaattaatcaattctaaacaaactgaaatggtTTACAGAGAGAGTTTTTGGGTGGCGCGTCATACCTGCTGAGTGAGGCCTTCTCTGCTCTCCGTGGAGCTGGTGAGTATACGACGGTTTGACAGGGCTTCTCTGTATGGAACGGACTGTGGCCTGGGctgaacaaagacacagaacGAGGAGTATTGTCAGAGAACGCTCttatatcagtgaaaaaaatCGCGTATGTAATGGTACAAACTTGATCAGTACAGCATCATAATTCAAGTACTTTTTATTATAAAGAAAGCTAAACAAGAAATGTAATCATAAAACCAAAGAGGCAAAAAACATAATACAGCTGAAGTGGAGAGATGAAACCAGATAAAGCAGATGAAATTATTCAttataaaagaacattttagaaAGCTACTTAAAAGTCATTGTCTCAACAGGCAGAATGTACCAAGTCTGGGAGCTTTAATAGTATATTTATGTGGTGTCAGATTACTCAGTAGCAGATTTGCGATAGTGCCCTCTCAAGTTGGGAGAACAACTCAGAGAGAAGCCGTAACATTTGGTGCATGTCATGCCATTTTTCATGTCATATACCAGGAAATATGACGAACAGAAGTACGTGAATATTTCTTGTTGATGATAACAGAATTTGCATTAATTCAGGTGTTGCATATCATTTCTGTACGTTGTTTAAATACTGTAAACAGCTTGTTATGCATCATCCAAACTCTCTCGGCACACCAACCTTTTTGATAGCGTGCATGTAGGcagctgctttctttttgttggcCAGCATGCTCTCTGCTTGCAAGGGGTTGAGAGTGACTGTGCCACCTCTTGGACTGTAGCCTGGTGATGTGAAGAAGTCCAAGTTGTTGCTGAAGAAAGTGGCAATCTGCAACAaaacatgtgacgtgatgtCTCATATcattcactcaaaaaaaaaaaagtctctcgCTCGAGAAACACTAATTATCATCTACATCTCTCAAAACTCAGCATTTGTGTTTAGCCTCAAATTAActggtgtgtttacagcagAGAGATGATTGCACCGTCAAGTGTCCGGGATGATAAACGTCTGAGCGACTGAGCCTTTTTCGCCTGCAGAGATGATAACACTCACAATGCAGCTCGCTCCACACATTGTATGCCAGCGCGCTATTCAATGCTGCAACCCACTGGACTGTGCCTCCCATCGGCAGGCACATCTCAGCCAACGGTTCGCTTGATTCACAAAGAGAAGTCATTTATCCCTCTGCTCTGACCGGGGAGCAGCTGTACAAACTGTGATTTGGACAGTATCTTTGAACATTTAACCGCTGCACACCTGAGTCCTGCCATTCAGCGGTATCGCATTAGTGGCAAATTACCAGCGCGATCCAGTTGCAGTGAAAACTCGTCGCTACACACCAATTAAGTTTTTATGCATTACAGATAACAAATACCACATGCTGTTTGGACATACGATATAGGAGATATAAACCCAACTGCTGTCTGCCCCCTGTTGGCTGTACCTTGCCAGTGCTGCTGGTCAGCGAGCCCAAAGACCCAAGCAGGCACTCTGAGGTGGTACAGAGCTTCTGGGTGATGGTGGGGAGCTCCTGCTCTAAGCCAGCCTTCTGGTTGTAGTGCTTTGACATCTCTGCACAGGTAGAAAGGGAAAGGGGAATCCGTGTCACAGACATTCATGATATTTTCATATAGCGAGTCTTTTAGTGTTTATTTGACCAAATTCACCGTCCCCACAAGAACCAAGACAAACAGAATGGTACTAATTGTAACATATATAACATGAACACAATCCCCCTTCTTATGCTAAATGTGCCAATTACATAAAAGTGACTCTTCTGTGCCAGAGAGCACAAAATCATACTTCCCTCCGAAGTTGCGGTGTGACAGACGCTACACTGAGGCCTCTGGAGATTTACTGTTCAAAAACTGAGCTGGTGGGTattgtgaggaaaacaaaaaaaagtttgacttttatgaatggcaacagcagctgagggaaTGATTGTGCTGACTGACACAGGTTGTGAATGGCTCCcggtaaaacaaacaaacaaacaacaaacaaaaaaaggctcaCGGTGCTGCTCACCTTTAATGGCATCGTGAAGACTGTGTAGGCAGGCAGCCAGCTGGGTGAAGACAGCTGAGGTGCTGCTCGGTGGCATGGCATCCTGACGAACACCTGAGACACGTTGTTTAATGAAACGGGCAGATTGTATCACTTCACAGCACCCTTTTTCTTTCAcgaaaaaaacagactttaaaataCAGAGCAACGTGAGTTTTTTCAGGCTTGCCTAAAAAACAATTCAACCATATGAAAATTTGCAACATCTGGTATGTATTTCTGTCCATGTTTACTTACTAGGTAAGGCCAAAATGTTAATGTAGCTCTGCAGTTTCTCAAACACAGAAGTTACTCTCTTCATGTCTCCCTGCAGCTCCTGGTTTTTCGCGGTAAGTACAGCAGTACAAAGAGGCGCCTCGCACTCTTCTTCCAAGctgaaaggagaagagaggataGTCATCAATAGTCTGCTCCACTCCATTTTGACATcgcgcacacacaagcagcactGACCTTTTCAGCTGGTAAGGAAGAATCTTCTGCAGAAAGTGGGTGTACGAAGAGAAATTATCAGCGAAGCTCTTCAGCTTGACCACAGTCTCCTTCAATATTaggatgggggaaaaaaaaacacagtaagtaGTTGATTATAATCAGGAATAATGAACAAGCCCACCATGTCCCTGTCCAAATACACTCACCAgcactgtgactgtgtcctcTGTGATGCTTTGGTGTAACTGCAGAAAGCTGTCCTCCAGGGGGCGCACATAGGCTGCGTTCTCATGTAGATACTGAGAAAACTGTGTAGAAGGAGGAAGTATGCTTCAATTCAAGTATTTACAATTAATACCACGCACTGTATTTGTAAAGCCACCGCCAGTGTTAAATATCACATGAGTTACTGTGTAGACGAAGCACCACTTCATGttgaaaacaagtgttttttcaaGCAGGAGTCTCGTTCCTAATGACCCCTAAAAAGTACTGCACTCTCCAAACTTTCGAGACTTTGTATGAACCCTGTGGATGCCTCACCTTCTGGTTCAGAGGGGAGATGGGCTCAATGGAGGAGTCCCGAGGATAGATGTGCACTCTCTGTTCTGTGTAGGAGTGGAAGTTCAAGAGTGCGGCCACGAGGTCCTGAATGAAGCTCAAGGCCTGACCTGCCACGTCCCGGGCTTTTAgctacaaccacagaaacaagaCACAAGCTGTGAGCTTAATGTTTAGGTCTATTTACTAAAACAATTAAGCAGTTTAAACTAATCTGTGACGTATAGCTCTGAAGTCATTATTAGGTCAAATCTACAAACTTTctagcatttacattttacagactggttttgtttctttgttttatacGATAGTCATTTAGAAGTCCTTGGGCTGTGGACTGTACTTGAGTTCATCATTTTGGGCTTAAGGACAAGgtaaacagacatttttcataattcCTTACACTTTATTGACCACTTGATTAATTGctaatgaaaaataatctgtAGCTGCAGCCCTATCTACCACTATTACTGAATTTGCCGAATTTTTATAACCACGGTGCTTCTATCACCAGGGTGTTTCATGTCACCACCCCACCTTTGTATTTTGTGTGGCGCATTCACATGGGTGCAAAGTCCATATTGAACTAGTTTAGTGACATTCACCTGGATATGATGTCAAAGCTCCACGTATCATTAGCTTTCAGAACCAAAGCGACTGCAAATCAAGTGGAAACTATCCAAATAATGTGGGTGCTGGTGAACACAGTCCCTACAAATGTTAGAAGCATAAATACATATTTGCAGCTCATTTGGATAATGTAAACGATGCTGTACTTGAAGATGACTAACCCAGCTGAAAGTGTGCAACTCAGCTctaaaatatattaaatcatGTGGCAGCTGAAGAACAGATGCTTCACTTCTGAAAGTTGATGTTACACAAGGTATTGGCCTCACATCCAGGAGATATTGTCAGTAAATTCAAATAAGATAACACTTTGCTTATCCTGTGTGAATGCgttacacaaaacacaaacgtgTAATCTCTAAATCACACGAGAGCCCCTGGTAATTCTAGTCCTTTGCAAACAGGGCTTTAGTGTTAATGTTTCACAAAACGTTAAAAAAGTGGGTGTGAGAAACTATAACTCTgtattgtaaaaagaaaacaaattttACAATTGCTGGTGAAATACAATCATAGCTTTAAAAGCAGTAAACAACGCCAACAGACACAAGTATTCCCATAAAACAAACTGGGTTCATGTTCTCTCTCACCTGGTGCCTTCGATTGTGTGGCGGCACATTTAGGCTGTTGTAGTCACTAAATTCTGcagagtacaaaaaaaacagatcagagGTTTAGTCCCAGCACTTTATATACTcaacaaacatgactgaaatgtttaaGCCTCCTGCCTCCTTACGTGCAAAGTTACAGCATGGTGCGGCATTACACTATTTACTCCTGGGCAGGAGACTGTTATGGTATCACTGACAAGACACAAATGTTCTCATATAGATGTATGCTCTGTAGCAGATCGTCTCTGTCCAAGTGGCCCCGTGCCAGATACTCACTGGTGTCATTGAAGGGCACTTTCTCCTGGAtaacactgctgctttgtttcacCTGTCTGTTCAGCTCCGACTGGCACCGTCTCAACTGCTGCTGACTAcgtagagggaaaaaaaagacgagaGTTTAAGAGATTGAATTATGCATTTTACTTGGTCAATTAACTCTAACACGGTACACAAAAatgcagagctgaaacaattggATTAGTTGTCGACTCTTAAATCACTTCTCAAAGGGTGAATAAAAAGAAGGATGTACCACTCTTCTGTTCGCATTCTGCACTCTTTTGCTTCCCTCTCCAGGGTCTGTGCTTTCACCTATCAAAAGGAGACATACACAGATTTAAATAAACCTTATTGATGCGGACAGTTACATCACGTACCCCACTTTAATCCTGCTCATTCTCACCTCTAAGCGCGCTTTGTCACTCTGCAGCCGCTCGATTGTGTCTATGTACTTAGCGGTGAGTCCGTCCAGGACAGTCTGGTGCTGCTCCGagtccttctccagctcctgcagacgCCCCCTCAGCTCGGCCTCCTGCCTCCTGTGCTGCTCGTCTGCCTCGTAGAACTAATGACAGTCAAGCAGAAAACAGAGCCGTCACATGCATGGCCTCCCCAGTGCATTGACTAGAGCAATGACAGCAcgttacaaacacaaacacaaacacagctgcttacTTGGATATGAAGCCGCTCGTTTTCCTCGATCTTTTTCTGGAGGTCCTCGTCAAAAACACTCTGGGTCTCCAGGCCATGCTGTGAGGGAGAGTCTACTTTActctgatggaggtggagataAAATAAGGGCTGTTAATCATGGCCTTTTGACTCCATAGAAATTATTGTTTAATCATCGTTTTTGAAGTTGCAAATTTCATAATTACTTGTAAAATTGGTGTGTCTGcatcagattcttttttttttaccattgcaaaaaaattacacaatacATCCTGTTCCCTCTTCCTAACTGCGCTGCCCCTCCCACTGATCATCCCTCATGATCACCTTCCCCTTTTTGCTCTTGGCTTCACTGACAGcgagctcctcctgcagcagctccactctcTTGGCCAGCTGTTGGTTCCTGAAGCTGAGGCTGTCcatctcctgctcctgcttCCTCAGGCTCTGGTCCCTCTGCTTCAGTTGCTCCTGAcgaagacaacaacaaacatgtgtCAGGCATAAAAATATTGTGCGGGCTTTCTTTTGAATGAACGCATCGAGTAAATCAATGATGAGAACATTGCTCTGTGCACGGTTGCAGAACGCAGAGTACTTGCTTCGACTGCGAAGGAAAAGCTAGCCAGCAATCTGTGCAACTAACTGCAGTACTACAACAACTACTTGTAAGATCTGACGGCCAACTGGATCTGTTAAGCAATTCTGAAAACACTTCTCCTTTGACCATATTCACTTGATGATGTACAGTTTATGATATAATCTGGATTCAATCATTGTTCCTGTTCTATACATCGGTTTACCTTGAGGGAGACGGTGCTGGCTTGTTCATCCACGACTGCCTTCTTCAGCACCTGGTTCTGGGCACGGAgctgtgagaaacacacaggggAAAACGTGGTCAGTGGTCACGACCCAGATAAAAACGGATGAACAACGCAGCGTGGATGCAGCATCTTCAGCTGAACTTGCATCTCTGGTATATGCTTGTGTGTGgttgtcattatttcatttctctTGTTCTGCATAAAACTTAATGCTCTGCTCTACTGTATGGCCAGTGACCTTTACACACATGGCAGATAAGTGAGCACCACCGCCATGTTTTTGACAGTTACACAGTCAGCGCTTCCTGGGCAGGATACAGCACTTGGCTAAGGGGGAGATCA
Encoded proteins:
- the ppp1r21 gene encoding protein phosphatase 1 regulatory subunit 21 isoform X2: MANVTDLQTKYSKLAQEYSKLRAQNQVLKKAVVDEQASTVSLKEQLKQRDQSLRKQEQEMDSLSFRNQQLAKRVELLQEELASKVDSPSQHGLETQSVFDEDLQKKIEENERLHIQFYEADEQHRRQEAELRGRLQELEKDSEQHQTVLDGLTAKYIDTIERLQSDKARLEVKAQTLEREAKECRMRTEECQQQLRRCQSELNRQVKQSSSVIQEKVPFNDTKFSDYNSLNVPPHNRRHQLKARDVAGQALSFIQDLVAALLNFHSYTEQRVHIYPRDSSIEPISPLNQKFSQYLHENAAYVRPLEDSFLQLHQSITEDTVTVLETVVKLKSFADNFSSYTHFLQKILPYQLKSLEEECEAPLCTAVLTAKNQELQGDMKRVTSVFEKLQSYINILALPSVRQDAMPPSSTSAVFTQLAACLHSLHDAIKEMSKHYNQKAGLEQELPTITQKLCTTSECLLGSLGSLTSSTGKIATFFSNNLDFFTSPGYSPRGGTVTLNPLQAESMLANKKKAAAYMHAIKKPRPQSVPYREALSNRRILTSSTESREGLTQQVQQSQEKIARLEQEKEHWLLEAQLGKVRLEKENQRIADLEAQLTAALGGSPNSQAAAASTLAQSHEEAEKELQKAVGKETTLCTSLVGMLCTTPTVEHVGDEDSREQLIKTHYMARVGELTTQLQISDSKAVHFHSECRALAKRLAIAEKSRETLSEEVKRANQNITRLQDELTTTKRSYEDQLSMMSDHLCSMNETLSKQREEIDTLKLGSKGNAKKNKGR
- the ppp1r21 gene encoding protein phosphatase 1 regulatory subunit 21 isoform X1, which translates into the protein MANVTDLQTKYSKLAQEYSKLRAQNQVLKKAVVDEQASTVSLKEQLKQRDQSLRKQEQEMDSLSFRNQQLAKRVELLQEELAVSEAKSKKGKSKVDSPSQHGLETQSVFDEDLQKKIEENERLHIQFYEADEQHRRQEAELRGRLQELEKDSEQHQTVLDGLTAKYIDTIERLQSDKARLEVKAQTLEREAKECRMRTEECQQQLRRCQSELNRQVKQSSSVIQEKVPFNDTKFSDYNSLNVPPHNRRHQLKARDVAGQALSFIQDLVAALLNFHSYTEQRVHIYPRDSSIEPISPLNQKFSQYLHENAAYVRPLEDSFLQLHQSITEDTVTVLETVVKLKSFADNFSSYTHFLQKILPYQLKSLEEECEAPLCTAVLTAKNQELQGDMKRVTSVFEKLQSYINILALPSVRQDAMPPSSTSAVFTQLAACLHSLHDAIKEMSKHYNQKAGLEQELPTITQKLCTTSECLLGSLGSLTSSTGKIATFFSNNLDFFTSPGYSPRGGTVTLNPLQAESMLANKKKAAAYMHAIKKPRPQSVPYREALSNRRILTSSTESREGLTQQVQQSQEKIARLEQEKEHWLLEAQLGKVRLEKENQRIADLEAQLTAALGGSPNSQAAAASTLAQSHEEAEKELQKAVGKETTLCTSLVGMLCTTPTVEHVGDEDSREQLIKTHYMARVGELTTQLQISDSKAVHFHSECRALAKRLAIAEKSRETLSEEVKRANQNITRLQDELTTTKRSYEDQLSMMSDHLCSMNETLSKQREEIDTLKLGSKGNAKKNKGR